A window of the Henckelia pumila isolate YLH828 chromosome 3, ASM3356847v2, whole genome shotgun sequence genome harbors these coding sequences:
- the LOC140892246 gene encoding wall-associated receptor kinase 3-like, giving the protein MSSVYDSWERLVGATLKREHLREIALCPSISSSSTSSHFTQDHVYEEEATMESSFGISPYTKGTKSLQGLKSKILFYFATKKRKLVKMREKFFRQNGGLFLTKPIVIFKAEELEKATNNYSGDRIIGKGGYGTLYKGILPDQQLVAIKNESISKDPYQIPQLLNEVIILTQVNHPNVVKFLGCCLESEVPIMVYEFVSNGTLFGHIHNIGETHWFSWSNRLRIAIESAGALSYLHSLAMPVIHGDVKSPNILLDEYYNAKISDFGASRLVPIDQTQVSTLVQGTLGYLDPEYFHTGQLTDKSDVYSFGVVLAELMTGRKPFSNTKTNDEKSLSTCFLMSLKTNRLFQILDPRVRREGSLEQLQAVAELIKRCLKLHSEDRPTMREVAMELEGLRKFSNHPWILQPEVEEEVVGLMNEEEATDLFTVTISPPASTGPYTMQHTGTSPLIHAINSPR; this is encoded by the exons ATGTCAAGCGTGTATGACAGCTGGGAGAGGCTTGTTGGAGCCACTTTAAAAAGAGAGCATCTGAGAGAGATTGCACTCTGCCCCAGCATAAGCTCCTCCAGTACTTCTTCTCATTTCACTCAAGATCATGTTTATG AGGAGGAGGCTACGATGGAATCATCGTTCGGTATCTCTCCTTATACCAAGGGAACCAAGTCTTTACAAGGGCTCAAAAGCAAGATACTCTTTTATTTTGCAACCAAGAAAAGAAAGCTTGTTAAAATGAGAGAAAAATTCTTCCGACAAAATGGTGGGCTCTTTTTGACGAAGCCTATTGTAATCTTCAAAGCCGAAGAGCTAGAAAAGGCCACTAATAACTATTCCGGAGACCGTATCATTGGCAAGGGTGGTTATGGCACTCTATACAAAGGAATTCTACCGGATCAACAACTAGTCGCCATTAAAAATGAATCAATATCCAAGGACCCGTACCAAATCCCGCAACTTTTAAATGAGGTGATTATTTTGACTCAAGTGAACCATCCAAATGTCGTTAAATTTCTGGGGTGTTGCTTAGAGAGTGAAGTTCCTATAATGGTTTACGAGTTTGTATCGAACGGTACACTCTTTGGTCACATACATAACATTGGTGAAACGCATTGGTTTTCTTGGAGCAACCGTTTAAGAATTGCTATTGAATCTGCTGGTGCATTGTCCTATCTTCATTCTCTAGCAATGCCGGTAATCCACGGAGACGTAAAGTCGCCAAACATACTCTTAGACGAATACTACAACgcaaaaatatcagattttgggGCTTCAAGGTTAGTTCCCATCGATCAAACACAAGTGAGCACTCTAGTCCAAGGGACGTTGGGATACTTAGACCCCGAGTACTTCCACACAGGCCAGTTAACTGACAAAAGCGACGTCTACAGCTTCGGAGTCGTTCTTGCAGAGCTAATGACAGGGAGAAAGCCATTCTCCAACACGAAAACAAATGACGAAAAGAGCCTGTCAACGTGTTTCTTGATGTCCCTAAAAACCAACCGCTTGTTCCAAATCTTGGATCCCCGAGTACGTAGAGAAGGGAGTTTGGAGCAACTCCAGGCCGTTGCAGAGCTCATAAAGAGATGCCTTAAGCTACACAGCGAGGATAGGCCGACCATGAGAGAAGTGGCAATGGAACTCGAAGGTTTACGAAAGTTTTCCAATCATCCATGGATTCTGCAGCCAGAGGTTGAGGAAGAAGTTGTGGGATTGATGAACGAGGAAGAAGCAACAGACTTGTTCACTGTGACTATAAGTCCACCAGCTAGCACTGGGCCTTACACAATGCAGCATACGGGGACTTCCCCTTTGATCCACGCAATAAACAGCCCCCGCTGA
- the LOC140887840 gene encoding wall-associated receptor kinase 2-like — translation MMWLKYSVLFHLVLCLPLTLARTDTRLITQGATIAKPNCQRSCGNLTVPYPFGVGIETGCSFGRGFNVNCNTSFNPPRPFINSGNMEIIDITDGTMSVKNWVARRCYGPDGLRNYTMSINVTGTPLTFSDSNRFTIVGCDDFALIQASSPRNFSSGCVAMCSNISDVIEGECTGIGCCQIEIPRGLQNFETRLLTLSSHQTVSSFSPCGYAFLGDYDSFDFTIANLDDPSFMQTVTDQVPVILDWGIGSQNCSEAKRSNDYACQQNSYCVDLADTGRGGYRCNCSQGFQGNPYLSPGCTDINECQNNPCDAHATCINTPGGYICSCAKGYVGDGEGDGHRCIAKNSEFPVLKFALGMSFGFLGIIIAATWLYFGIKSRKLMKLREKFFQQNGGLLLKQQLSSNEVSMKSTKIFTAQELEKATNNYAEDRILGRGGYGTVYKGLLTDPQQIVAIKKSRVMDQNQIEQFINEVIILTQVNHRNVVKLLGCCLETEVPLLVYEYVSNGTLFHHIHNSGGMPWFSWDNRIRIAIESASALSYLHSSAAMPVIHRDVKSPNILLDEYYNAKISDFGASRLVPIDQTQVSTLVQGTLGYLDPEYFHTGQLTDKSDVYSFGVVLAELMTGRKPLSNTKTDDEKSLSTFFLMSLKTNRLFQILDPRVRREGSLEQLQAVAELIKRCLKLHSEERPTMKEVVMELEGLRKFSNHPWILQPEVEEEVVGLMNEEEATDLYTVTISPPASTGPYTMQHTGTSPLIHAINSPR, via the exons ATGATGTGGTTGAAATATTCCGTCTTGTTCCATCTTGTATTATGCCTCCCACTGACTCTAGCAAGAACGGACACAAGATTAATCACACAAGGTGCAACAATCGCCAAGCCTAATTGCCAAAGAAGCTGTGGCAACTTGACAGTTCCTTACCCGTTCGGCGTTGGCATCGAGACCGGCTGTTCTTTCGGCCGCGGATTCAATGTTAACTGCAACACTTCATTCAATCCACCAAGACCCTTCATCAACTCAGGGAATATGGAGATTATAGACATCACGGATGGCACCATGAGCGTCAAGAACTGGGTCGCCCGAAGATGCTACGGCCCTGATGGGCTTAGGAATTACACCATGTCCATCAATGTTACAGGGACCCCTTTAACCTTTTCTGATTCTAATAGGTTCACCATCGTGGGGTGCGACGATTTCGCGCTGATACAAGCATCATCACCACGCAATTTCAGCAGCGGATGCGTGGCGATGTGCTCAAATATCAGTGATGTGATCGAAGGGGAATGTACTGGAATCGGATGCTGCCAAATTGAGATCCCGAGGGGCTTACAGAACTTCGAAACCAGACTGCTTACTCTCTCTAGTCATCAAACAGTTTCGTCGTTCAGCCCTTGTGGATACGCCTTTCTTGGAGATTACGACAGCTTTGATTTCACCATAGCAAACCTCGACGACCCGAGTTTCATGCAAACAGTCACGGACCAAGTGCCGGTGATTCTCGACTGGGGCATTGGGTCTCAAAACTGCAGCGAAGCTAAGAGGTCTAATGATTATGCCTGCCAGCAGAATAGCTATTGCGTCGACTTGGCGGATACCGGCCGTGGAGGATATCGATGCAACTGTTCCCAAGGATTCCAGGGGAATCCGTATCTAAGTCCAGGCTGCACAG ATATAAATGAATGCCAAAATAATCCGTGCGATGCACACGCCACTTGTATCAACACCCCCGGCGGTTATATCTGCTCTTGCGCCAAGGGATACGTCGGCGATGGAGAAGGAGATGGACACAGATGCATTGCTAAGAACTCAGAGTTTCCAGTTCTCAAGTTTGCACTAG GCATGAGTTTTGGCTTCTTAGGCATAATTATTGCTGCGACTTGGCTTTACTTCGGTATCAAATCCAGGAAGCTAATGAAACTGAGGGAGAAATTCTTCCAGCAGAATGGAGGATTGCTGTTGAAACAGCAGCTTTCTTCCAACGAGGTTAGCATGAAATCGACCAAGATCTTTACAGCGCAAGAACTCGAAAAGGCCACCAACAATTATGCAGAAGACCGAATCCTAGGCCGGGGAGGCTATGGAACAGTCTACAAAGGACTTTTGACGGATCCACAGCAAATTGTGGCCATCAAAAAGTCTAGAGTAATGGATCAGAACCAGATCGAACAGTTTATAAACGAGGTGATTATCTTGACTCAAGTCAATCACAGAAATGTTGTAAAACTTCTGGGCTGTTGTTTGGAGACAGAGGTCCCTTTATTAGTGTACGAATATGTCTCAAACGGAACTTTGTTTCATCACATCCATAACAGCGGGGGTATGCCTTGGTTCTCGTGGGACAATCGTATAAGAATAGCCATTGAGTCTGCTAGTGCATTGTCCTATCTTCATTCTTCAGCAGCAATGCCGGTAATCCACAGAGACGTAAAGTCGCCAAACATACTCTTAGACGAATACTACAACgcaaaaatatcagattttgggGCTTCAAGGTTAGTTCCCATCGATCAAACACAAGTGAGCACTCTAGTCCAAGGGACGTTGGGATACTTAGACCCCGAGTACTTCCACACAGGCCAGTTAACTGACAAAAGCGACGTCTACAGCTTCGGAGTCGTTCTTGCAGAGCTGATGACAGGGAGAAAGCCACTCTCCAACACGAAAACAGATGACGAAAAGAGCCTGTCAACGTTTTTCTTGATGTCCCTAAAAACCAACCGCTTGTTCCAAATCTTGGATCCCCGAGTACGTAGAGAAGGGAGTTTGGAGCAACTCCAGGCCGTTGCGGAGCTCATAAAGAGATGTCTTAAGCTACACAGCGAGGAGAGGCCGACGATGAAAGAAGTGGTTATGGAACTCGAAGGTTTACGAAAGTTTTCCAATCATCCATGGATTCTGCAGCCAGAGGTTGAGGAAGAAGTTGTGGGATTGATGAACGAGGAAGAAGCAACAGACTTGTACACTGTGACTATAAGTCCACCAGCTAGCACCGGGCCTTACACAATGCAGCATACGGGGACTTCCCCTTTGATCCACGCAATAAACAGCCCCCGTTGA